One window from the genome of Streptomyces sp. NBC_01476 encodes:
- the gabT gene encoding 4-aminobutyrate--2-oxoglutarate transaminase, whose product MTELPQERRLVTAIPGPKSQELLARKNAAVANGVGVTLPVFVTRAGGAVVEDVDGNRLIDFGSGIAVTSVGNSAPAVVRRATEQLADFTHTCFMITPYEGYVEVAEQLAELTPGDHPKKSALFNSGAEAVENAVKIARAYTKRPAVVVFDHGYHGRTNLTMALTAKNMPYKEGFGPFAPEVYRVPLAYGYRWLTGPEHAAEEAAAQAVEIITKQIGAEHVAAIVIEPIAGEGGFIEPAKGFLPRIAQFAKENGIVFVADEIQTGFCRTGQWFACEDEGIVPDLITTAKGIAGGLPLAAVTGRAEIMDAAHSGGLGGTYGGNPVACAAALGAIETMRELDLPAKARRIGEVMTPRLRAMQEKFPVIGEVRGRGAMIAVELVEPGTKEPDPAVTSAVAKACHAAGLIVLTCGTYGNVLRFLPPLVIGEDLLNEGLDIIEEALAGV is encoded by the coding sequence ATGACCGAACTGCCCCAGGAGCGCCGGCTCGTCACCGCCATTCCCGGCCCGAAATCCCAGGAGCTGCTGGCCCGCAAGAACGCCGCCGTCGCCAACGGCGTGGGGGTGACCCTGCCGGTGTTCGTGACCCGGGCCGGCGGCGCGGTGGTGGAGGACGTGGACGGCAACCGGCTGATCGACTTCGGCTCCGGCATCGCCGTCACCTCGGTCGGCAACAGCGCCCCCGCCGTGGTGCGCCGGGCCACCGAGCAGCTCGCCGACTTCACCCACACCTGTTTCATGATCACTCCGTACGAGGGCTATGTGGAGGTCGCCGAGCAGCTGGCCGAGCTGACCCCGGGCGACCACCCGAAGAAGTCGGCGCTCTTCAACTCCGGCGCCGAAGCGGTGGAGAACGCGGTGAAGATCGCCCGTGCGTACACCAAGCGGCCCGCGGTGGTGGTCTTCGACCACGGCTACCACGGCCGGACCAACCTCACAATGGCGCTGACCGCGAAGAACATGCCCTACAAGGAGGGCTTCGGGCCGTTCGCGCCCGAGGTCTACCGGGTGCCGCTGGCCTACGGGTACCGGTGGCTGACCGGTCCCGAGCACGCCGCCGAGGAGGCCGCGGCGCAGGCGGTCGAGATCATCACCAAGCAGATCGGCGCCGAGCACGTGGCGGCGATCGTGATCGAGCCGATCGCCGGCGAGGGCGGCTTCATCGAGCCGGCCAAGGGCTTCCTGCCGCGGATCGCGCAGTTCGCCAAGGAGAACGGGATCGTGTTCGTGGCGGACGAGATCCAGACCGGTTTCTGCCGGACCGGGCAGTGGTTCGCGTGCGAGGACGAGGGCATCGTGCCGGACCTGATCACCACCGCGAAGGGCATCGCGGGCGGGCTGCCGCTGGCGGCGGTGACCGGCCGGGCGGAGATCATGGACGCGGCGCACTCGGGCGGCCTGGGTGGCACGTACGGGGGCAACCCGGTGGCGTGCGCGGCGGCGCTCGGGGCGATCGAGACGATGCGGGAGCTGGACCTGCCGGCGAAGGCGCGGCGGATCGGCGAGGTGATGACGCCGCGGCTGCGGGCGATGCAGGAGAAGTTCCCGGTGATCGGGGAGGTCCGCGGGCGCGGCGCGATGATCGCGGTGGAGCTGGTGGAGCCGGGCACCAAGGAGCCGGACCCGGCGGTGACCTCGGCGGTGGCGAAGGCGTGCCACGCGGCCGGGCTGATCGTCCTCACCTGTGGCACGTACGGGAACGTGTTGCGCTTCCTGCCGCCGCTGGTCATCGGGGAGGATCTGCTCAACGAAGGTCTCGACATCATCGAGGAGGCCCTCGCCGGGGTGTGA
- a CDS encoding ATP-binding protein — protein sequence MDYDGTHHSAGPYGGGGQRVPGKPAGAPVPRPSAPPPMPAQAPPASALEVWLRTPRAVDAPGVWGYGHTPRPAPDPDRPGGRRLLGGAVLALLSGLLVWSLCWNGYLPFWIWPLIWVTPDDWRSGTGDAHAFAVASDIYYVLFALLLAWIFGRLGNWAEVWRRYIRPTLSGMWDEPAPGAAPEAGAVDLVEWPELREARQYALADRLTAEVRTGRMNDVDYTRIQRAWTGVRSDPGRLGAFSDAVLRLGAAACGHPSGDRDLPHRGAPHDLLNRQVRIGLGADDDRNPYQHRGSGIALDPTLLGTGLLAVGPPGSGKTRQVVRPVIESLCLQALAGQAAVVAVAPAGADLGPAAAYDVVISLADPASRYDLDLYGGSTDPDAAAGTLAEALLDAHSTEEGDLRRAGTALSQLLGPYAAAHGHFPSVTELRELLDGIPHTFAALREALDAAGAPGMVRELDARERQVGRPGDIGPLLADRVALLDRPAFAGFFDVTGRSRPFSMYALEHPLRVRIDLPERGHAEASRILARLVLAQFTAAVTARRDRSLFACLVLDDASHTLTADAVRGLARLRSANAGALLTLRTLDDVPEALRSALLGAVGCRMALSGVTTWDGRRFAEAWGTTWVETRDITRTPDQSGGLLRRTSRGVRRLFTGEAATTESVTVRKVERERWSASELAHSVPAGHAVLSLTTTAGEHAPPVLLDLRA from the coding sequence ATGGATTACGACGGCACGCACCACTCGGCGGGTCCGTACGGGGGCGGCGGACAGCGTGTCCCGGGCAAGCCGGCCGGCGCACCCGTGCCGCGGCCGTCCGCCCCGCCGCCGATGCCCGCGCAGGCGCCTCCGGCGTCGGCGCTGGAGGTGTGGCTGCGGACGCCGCGGGCGGTGGACGCGCCGGGGGTGTGGGGGTACGGACACACGCCGCGTCCCGCGCCGGACCCGGACCGCCCCGGCGGCCGCCGGCTGCTCGGCGGCGCCGTGCTCGCGCTGCTCTCCGGCCTCCTGGTCTGGTCCCTGTGCTGGAACGGTTATCTGCCGTTCTGGATCTGGCCGCTGATCTGGGTCACCCCCGACGACTGGCGCAGCGGCACCGGAGACGCGCACGCCTTCGCGGTCGCCTCCGACATCTACTACGTGCTCTTCGCGCTGCTGCTCGCCTGGATCTTCGGCAGGCTCGGGAACTGGGCCGAGGTCTGGCGCCGCTACATCCGCCCCACCCTCAGCGGCATGTGGGACGAGCCCGCGCCCGGGGCCGCGCCGGAGGCGGGGGCGGTGGACCTGGTGGAATGGCCCGAACTGCGCGAGGCCCGCCAGTACGCCCTCGCCGACCGGCTGACCGCCGAGGTCCGCACCGGGCGGATGAACGACGTGGACTACACCCGGATCCAGCGCGCCTGGACCGGCGTACGGTCCGACCCTGGCCGGCTCGGCGCCTTCAGCGACGCGGTGCTGCGACTGGGCGCCGCGGCCTGCGGCCACCCCTCGGGCGACCGCGACCTGCCGCACCGCGGCGCCCCCCACGACCTGCTCAACCGGCAGGTGCGGATCGGCCTCGGCGCCGACGACGACCGCAACCCGTACCAGCACCGCGGCTCCGGCATCGCGCTCGACCCGACGCTGCTCGGCACCGGGCTGCTCGCGGTCGGTCCGCCCGGTTCCGGGAAGACCCGGCAGGTGGTCCGGCCGGTCATCGAGTCGCTGTGCCTGCAGGCCCTCGCCGGGCAGGCCGCGGTCGTCGCGGTCGCCCCGGCGGGCGCGGACCTCGGCCCGGCCGCCGCCTACGACGTGGTGATCTCGCTCGCCGACCCCGCCTCCCGCTACGACCTGGACCTGTACGGCGGCAGCACCGACCCGGACGCCGCCGCCGGCACCCTCGCCGAGGCACTGCTGGACGCGCACTCCACCGAGGAGGGCGACCTGCGCCGGGCCGGCACGGCGCTCAGCCAGCTGCTCGGCCCGTACGCCGCCGCCCACGGCCACTTCCCGTCCGTCACCGAACTCCGGGAACTCCTCGACGGCATCCCGCACACCTTCGCCGCCCTGCGCGAAGCCCTCGATGCGGCCGGGGCGCCCGGCATGGTCCGCGAGCTCGACGCCCGGGAACGGCAAGTGGGCCGCCCCGGCGACATCGGCCCGCTGCTCGCCGACCGGGTGGCGCTGCTCGACCGGCCCGCCTTCGCCGGCTTCTTCGACGTCACCGGGCGCTCCCGTCCGTTCTCGATGTACGCGCTGGAGCACCCGCTGCGGGTACGGATCGACCTGCCCGAGCGCGGCCACGCCGAGGCCTCCCGGATACTGGCCCGGCTGGTGCTCGCCCAGTTCACCGCCGCCGTCACCGCCCGCCGGGACCGCTCGCTCTTCGCCTGCCTGGTGCTGGACGACGCCTCGCACACCCTCACCGCCGACGCCGTACGCGGTCTGGCCAGGCTGCGGTCCGCGAACGCCGGGGCGCTGCTCACCCTGCGCACCCTCGACGACGTCCCCGAAGCACTGCGCAGCGCGCTGCTCGGCGCGGTCGGCTGCCGGATGGCGCTGTCCGGGGTCACCACCTGGGACGGCAGGCGGTTCGCCGAGGCATGGGGGACCACCTGGGTCGAGACCCGGGACATCACCCGCACCCCCGACCAGTCGGGCGGCCTGCTGCGCCGCACCTCACGGGGGGTGCGGCGGCTCTTCACCGGCGAGGCCGCGACCACCGAGTCCGTCACCGTGCGCAAGGTGGAACGCGAGCGCTGGTCCGCCTCGGAACTGGCGCACAGCGTCCCGGCCGGGCACGCCGTGCTCTCGCTGACCACCACCGCGGGGGAGCACGCCCCGCCGGTGCTGCTCGACCTGCGGGCGTGA
- a CDS encoding PucR family transcriptional regulator ligand-binding domain-containing protein — MPLTLASLAHHSALKLSVLAGADRLDAEVRWVHTSELDDPGPYLEGGELLLTTGLKLDVQDADFLRAYVTRLAAAGVVGLGFGVGVGHDEVPQALVGAAAGAGLPLLEVPRATPFIAISKAVSAAVAADQYQAVTAGFEAQRELTRAALAPDGTGALLARLAAHLDGWAALYDSSGAVLAAAPDWAGRRAARLAGEIDRLRDTPAPASAAVAGPAGTEDRVELQSLGTGRRPRGFLAVGTEERLDTAARYVVNAAVALLSLSLEQSRTLQDAQGRLAAALLRMLLAGQAEHARSVAGRLYGTLLDQRLRLLIAEPAGAHSGLDAVALLAERTEAAAARAAEPLLAVREGPRLLVLAAEDATSLATAVDLAEAEDALAAGLSGPVPPEEVPEAHRQAENALAVALRRGLNLVEHGEVGAGSVLPLLADDAVRAFAEGLLRPLREHDSTSRGDLVASLAAWLSHHGQWDAAAADLGVHRHTLRYRMRRVEEILGRSLDDPDVRMELWLALKAGEQSP, encoded by the coding sequence ATGCCGCTCACTCTCGCGTCCCTCGCCCACCACTCGGCGCTGAAGCTCTCCGTACTCGCCGGTGCGGACCGGCTCGACGCCGAGGTCCGCTGGGTCCACACCAGTGAGCTGGACGATCCGGGACCGTATCTGGAGGGCGGCGAGTTGCTGCTCACCACCGGCCTCAAGCTCGACGTCCAGGACGCGGACTTCCTGCGCGCCTACGTCACACGGCTCGCCGCGGCCGGTGTGGTGGGTCTTGGTTTCGGGGTCGGCGTCGGCCATGACGAGGTGCCGCAGGCGCTGGTGGGCGCCGCCGCCGGGGCCGGTCTTCCGCTGCTGGAGGTCCCGCGCGCCACGCCCTTCATCGCCATCAGCAAGGCGGTGTCCGCGGCCGTCGCCGCCGACCAGTACCAGGCGGTGACCGCCGGGTTCGAGGCTCAGCGCGAACTCACCAGGGCCGCGCTCGCCCCCGACGGCACCGGAGCGCTGCTCGCCCGGCTCGCCGCCCACCTCGACGGCTGGGCCGCCCTGTACGACTCCTCCGGCGCCGTGCTCGCCGCCGCGCCCGACTGGGCGGGCCGCCGGGCCGCCCGGCTGGCCGGCGAGATCGACCGGCTCCGCGACACACCGGCGCCGGCCAGCGCCGCCGTCGCCGGGCCGGCCGGCACCGAGGACCGGGTCGAACTCCAGTCGCTGGGTACCGGCCGCCGCCCGCGCGGCTTCCTCGCCGTCGGCACCGAGGAGCGCCTCGACACCGCCGCCCGCTACGTCGTCAACGCCGCCGTCGCCCTGCTGTCCCTCTCCCTGGAGCAGTCCCGGACCCTCCAGGACGCCCAGGGCCGGCTGGCCGCGGCCCTGCTCAGGATGCTGCTGGCCGGGCAGGCCGAGCACGCCCGCAGCGTCGCGGGCCGCCTCTACGGCACGCTGCTGGATCAGCGGCTGCGGCTCCTGATCGCCGAACCCGCGGGGGCACACAGCGGCCTGGACGCCGTGGCGCTGCTCGCCGAACGCACCGAGGCGGCAGCCGCCCGGGCCGCCGAGCCGCTGCTGGCGGTACGCGAAGGCCCCCGGCTCCTCGTGCTGGCCGCCGAGGACGCCACGTCGCTGGCCACCGCGGTGGACCTCGCGGAGGCCGAGGACGCCCTCGCGGCGGGCCTGTCAGGACCGGTCCCGCCGGAAGAGGTCCCCGAGGCCCACCGCCAGGCCGAGAACGCCCTCGCGGTCGCGCTGCGCCGCGGGCTCAACCTCGTGGAGCACGGCGAGGTGGGCGCCGGCTCCGTGCTGCCGCTGCTGGCCGACGACGCGGTGCGGGCCTTCGCGGAGGGTCTGCTCAGGCCGCTGCGCGAGCACGACTCCACCTCACGCGGTGACCTCGTCGCCTCGCTGGCGGCCTGGCTCTCCCACCACGGCCAGTGGGACGCCGCCGCTGCGGACCTCGGCGTCCACCGGCACACGCTGCGCTACCGCATGCGGCGGGTGGAGGAGATCCTCGGGCGCTCACTGGACGACCCGGACGTCCGGATGGAGCTGTGGCTGGCACTGAAGGCGGGGGAGCAGAGCCCCTAG
- a CDS encoding aldehyde dehydrogenase family protein, with translation MTTSAAAPSPFWLAGRPATGADSFEVTSPWDGSPVARVSVPDEAQVEEAVAAAAAVRHAFEATPAHIRAAALDHVAKCLAERAEEIARLITAENGKPVKWSRGEVGRAVSVFRWAAEEARRFNSGEAQRLDTDPGGVGRLALTRRFGRGAVLGIAPFNFPLNLVAHKVAPALAVGAPIILKPAPATPLSALLLGELLAETTGLPAGAWSVLPVPNDRMPALVQDPRLPVISFTGSDAVGYAIRDAVPRKHVTLELGGNAAAVVLADWSSEEDLEWAAGRIATFANYQGGQSCISVQRVIADASVYDALVEKVVTKVRAQVTGDPGDDATDVGPLVNEAAAERVASWVDDAVAKGAKLLTGGERDGASYAPTVLADLPGDAILAGAEAFGPVLSLHRVNGADEAFAAVNDSRYGLQAGVFTHDLRLAFRAHRELEVGGVIIGDAPSYRADQMPYGGVKDSGNGREGVKYAMDDYTYERVLVLTGLDL, from the coding sequence GTGACAACCTCAGCCGCAGCCCCGAGCCCGTTCTGGCTGGCGGGGCGCCCGGCCACCGGCGCCGACAGCTTCGAGGTGACCAGCCCGTGGGACGGTTCGCCCGTCGCCCGGGTCAGCGTGCCCGACGAGGCGCAGGTCGAGGAGGCGGTGGCCGCGGCCGCCGCCGTGCGGCACGCCTTCGAGGCGACGCCCGCGCACATCAGGGCCGCCGCGCTGGACCATGTCGCCAAGTGCCTCGCGGAGCGGGCCGAGGAGATCGCCCGGCTGATCACCGCCGAGAACGGCAAGCCGGTCAAGTGGTCGCGCGGCGAGGTCGGGCGCGCGGTGTCGGTGTTCCGGTGGGCCGCCGAGGAGGCCCGCCGCTTCAACAGCGGCGAGGCGCAGCGGCTGGACACCGACCCGGGCGGCGTGGGCCGGCTCGCGCTGACCCGCCGGTTCGGCCGCGGCGCGGTGCTCGGCATCGCCCCCTTCAACTTCCCGCTGAACCTGGTCGCCCACAAGGTCGCCCCCGCGCTCGCGGTCGGCGCCCCGATCATTCTCAAGCCTGCCCCGGCCACCCCGCTGTCGGCCCTGCTGCTCGGCGAACTGCTGGCCGAGACCACCGGGCTGCCCGCCGGGGCGTGGAGCGTCCTGCCGGTGCCCAACGACCGGATGCCCGCGCTGGTCCAGGACCCGCGGCTGCCGGTCATCTCCTTCACCGGCTCGGACGCGGTCGGTTACGCCATCAGGGACGCGGTGCCCCGCAAGCACGTCACGCTGGAACTCGGCGGCAACGCGGCGGCCGTGGTGCTCGCCGACTGGTCGTCCGAGGAGGACCTGGAGTGGGCGGCCGGCCGGATCGCTACCTTCGCCAACTACCAGGGCGGCCAGTCCTGCATCTCGGTGCAGCGGGTGATAGCCGACGCCTCGGTGTACGACGCGCTGGTGGAGAAGGTCGTCACGAAGGTACGCGCGCAGGTCACCGGTGACCCGGGCGACGACGCCACCGACGTGGGCCCGCTGGTGAACGAGGCCGCCGCCGAGCGGGTCGCCTCCTGGGTGGACGACGCCGTCGCCAAGGGCGCCAAGCTGCTGACCGGGGGCGAGCGGGACGGCGCGAGCTACGCGCCGACCGTGCTGGCCGACCTGCCGGGCGACGCGATCCTGGCGGGCGCGGAGGCGTTCGGCCCGGTGCTCTCGCTGCACCGGGTGAACGGCGCCGACGAGGCGTTCGCCGCGGTGAACGACTCCCGGTACGGGCTGCAGGCCGGTGTCTTCACCCACGACCTGCGGCTGGCCTTCCGGGCGCACCGGGAACTGGAGGTCGGCGGCGTGATCATCGGCGACGCGCCGTCGTACCGCGCCGACCAGATGCCGTACGGCGGGGTGAAGGACTCCGGCAACGGACGCGAGGGCGTGAAGTACGCGATGGACGACTACACCTACGAGCGGGTGCTCGTCCTCACCGGCCTGGACCTCTGA
- a CDS encoding acyl-CoA dehydrogenase family protein: MSAPAAVRNVSEREARQVAEAAREQDWHKPSFAKELFLGRFRLDLIHPHPLPAPDAVAKGEAFLDKLRDFCEQRIDGAHIEREARIPEETIEGLKELGAFGMKIPEAYGGLGLTQVYYNKALALVGTASAAIGALLSAHQSIGVPQPLKMFGTEEQKRTFLPRCARTDISAFLLTEPDVGSDPARLATSAVPDGDDYLLDGVKLWTTNGVIADLLVVMARVPESEGHKGGITAFVVEANSDGITVENRNAFMGLRGIENGVTRFHQVRVPAANRIGAEGAGLKIALTTLNTGRLSLPAACVGAAKWCLKIAREWSVAREQWGRPVGEHEAVGSKIAYMAATTFALEAVVDLSSQMADEDRNDIRIEAALAKLFGSEASWLMADELVQIRGGRGFETADSLAARGERGVPAEQLLRDLRINRIFEGSTEIMHLLIAREAVDAHLSVAGDLIDPDATLGDKARAGAKAGGFYARWLPKLVAGPGQLPTSYAEFGPLAGHLRYVERTARKLARSTFYAMSRWQGRMETKQNFLARIVDIGAELFAMSAVCVRAEHLAATGDHGREARQLADVFCRQSRVRTDELFTRLWTNTDGPDHQLAKAVLSGSMGWLEAGIVDPSREGPWIADATPGPSTKENVHRPVH, translated from the coding sequence GTGTCCGCACCCGCCGCAGTACGTAACGTCTCGGAGCGTGAAGCCCGGCAAGTGGCCGAGGCCGCCCGGGAGCAGGACTGGCACAAGCCCAGTTTCGCCAAGGAACTCTTCCTCGGCCGCTTCCGCCTCGACCTCATCCACCCGCACCCGCTGCCCGCACCCGACGCCGTCGCCAAGGGCGAGGCGTTCCTCGACAAGCTCCGCGACTTCTGCGAACAGCGGATCGACGGGGCGCACATCGAGCGCGAGGCCCGCATCCCGGAGGAGACCATCGAGGGTCTGAAGGAACTCGGCGCCTTCGGGATGAAGATCCCCGAGGCGTACGGGGGCCTCGGCCTCACCCAGGTGTACTACAACAAGGCGCTCGCACTGGTCGGCACCGCCAGCGCCGCGATCGGCGCGCTGCTCTCCGCCCACCAGTCGATCGGTGTGCCGCAGCCGCTGAAGATGTTCGGCACCGAGGAGCAGAAGCGCACGTTCCTGCCGCGCTGCGCCCGTACCGACATCAGCGCCTTCCTGCTCACCGAGCCCGATGTCGGCTCCGACCCGGCCCGGCTGGCCACCAGCGCGGTGCCGGACGGCGACGACTACCTGCTGGACGGCGTCAAGCTGTGGACCACCAACGGCGTCATCGCCGATCTGCTGGTGGTGATGGCCCGGGTGCCGGAGTCCGAAGGGCACAAGGGCGGCATCACCGCCTTCGTCGTCGAGGCGAACTCCGACGGCATCACGGTGGAGAACCGCAACGCCTTCATGGGCCTGCGCGGCATCGAGAACGGCGTCACCCGCTTCCACCAGGTCCGTGTCCCCGCGGCGAACCGGATCGGCGCCGAGGGCGCCGGACTGAAGATCGCCCTGACCACCCTCAACACCGGCCGCCTCTCGCTCCCCGCGGCCTGTGTCGGCGCCGCCAAGTGGTGCCTGAAGATCGCCCGCGAGTGGTCGGTGGCCCGCGAGCAGTGGGGCCGCCCGGTCGGCGAGCACGAGGCCGTCGGCTCCAAGATCGCCTACATGGCGGCCACCACCTTCGCCCTCGAAGCGGTGGTGGACCTCTCCTCGCAGATGGCCGACGAGGACCGCAACGACATCCGGATCGAGGCCGCGCTGGCCAAGCTCTTCGGCTCCGAGGCGTCCTGGCTGATGGCCGACGAACTGGTGCAGATCCGCGGCGGCCGCGGCTTCGAGACCGCCGACTCGCTGGCCGCACGCGGCGAGCGCGGGGTGCCGGCCGAGCAGTTGCTGCGCGACCTGCGGATCAACCGGATCTTCGAGGGCTCCACCGAGATCATGCACCTGCTGATCGCCCGCGAGGCGGTGGACGCCCACCTGTCGGTGGCCGGCGACCTCATCGACCCCGACGCCACGCTGGGCGACAAGGCAAGGGCGGGCGCCAAGGCCGGCGGCTTCTACGCCCGCTGGCTGCCCAAGCTCGTCGCGGGACCCGGCCAGCTGCCCACCTCCTACGCCGAGTTCGGCCCGCTCGCCGGGCATCTGCGGTACGTCGAACGCACCGCCCGCAAGCTCGCCCGCAGCACCTTCTACGCCATGTCCCGCTGGCAGGGCCGGATGGAGACCAAGCAGAACTTCCTGGCCCGGATCGTGGACATCGGCGCGGAACTCTTCGCGATGAGCGCCGTCTGCGTACGGGCCGAGCACCTGGCGGCCACCGGTGACCACGGCCGCGAGGCACGGCAGCTCGCCGACGTCTTCTGCCGGCAGTCCCGGGTCCGTACCGACGAGCTCTTCACCCGGCTGTGGACCAACACCGACGGCCCTGACCACCAGCTCGCCAAGGCGGTGCTGAGCGGCTCGATGGGGTGGCTGGAGGCCGGCATCGTCGACCCCAGCCGCGAAGGCCCGTGGATCGCCGACGCCACGCCCGGCCCGTCCACGAAGGAGAACGTGCACCGGCCGGTGCACTGA
- the dxr gene encoding 1-deoxy-D-xylulose-5-phosphate reductoisomerase, producing MTDALADPHYRPHVTPEPGGGPRDIVILGSTGSIGTQAIDVVRRNPDRFRVVAVSAAGGRVELLAEQAHALGVHTVAVADPAAVGPLKDALGRRYGTGRLPEILAGPDAATQAAALPCHSVLNGVTGSIGLRPTLAALEAGRVLILANKESLIAGGPLVKAAARPGQVVPVDSEHSALFQALLGGSRGEVRKLIVTASGGPFRGRSRAELAGVTVEQALAHPTWDMGPVVTINSANLVNKGLEVIEAHLLYDIPFERIEVVVHPQSAVHSMVEFTDGSTLAQASPPDMRMPIALGLGWPERVPDAAPAFDWSKASSWEFFPLDNDAFPSVALARHVGSLGGTAPAVFNAANEECVEAFRAGRLSFTGIVDTVARVVEEHGTPVPGTRMTVPDVLEAEVWARARAAELAQASEAAGV from the coding sequence ATGACGGACGCTCTCGCAGACCCCCACTACCGCCCCCACGTCACGCCGGAACCCGGCGGCGGGCCCCGGGACATCGTGATTCTCGGTTCGACCGGATCGATCGGCACCCAGGCGATCGACGTGGTGCGCCGCAACCCCGACCGCTTCCGGGTGGTCGCGGTCTCCGCCGCGGGCGGCCGGGTCGAGCTGCTGGCCGAGCAGGCCCACGCCCTCGGCGTGCACACCGTCGCGGTCGCCGACCCCGCCGCGGTGGGACCGCTCAAGGACGCGCTGGGCCGGCGGTACGGCACCGGCCGGCTGCCGGAGATCCTGGCCGGACCCGACGCCGCCACCCAGGCCGCGGCCCTGCCGTGCCACTCCGTACTCAACGGCGTCACCGGTTCCATCGGCCTGCGGCCCACCCTGGCCGCCCTGGAGGCCGGCCGGGTGCTGATCCTCGCCAACAAGGAGTCGCTGATCGCCGGCGGCCCGCTGGTGAAGGCCGCCGCCAGGCCCGGCCAGGTGGTCCCGGTGGACTCCGAGCACTCCGCCCTCTTCCAGGCGCTGCTCGGCGGCAGCCGCGGCGAGGTCCGCAAGCTGATCGTCACCGCCTCCGGCGGCCCGTTCCGCGGCCGCAGCCGCGCCGAGCTGGCCGGCGTCACCGTCGAGCAGGCCCTGGCCCACCCCACCTGGGACATGGGCCCGGTCGTCACCATCAACTCGGCGAACCTCGTCAACAAGGGCCTGGAGGTCATCGAGGCCCATCTGCTGTACGACATTCCCTTCGAACGCATCGAGGTGGTGGTCCATCCGCAGTCCGCCGTTCACTCGATGGTGGAATTCACCGACGGCTCCACGCTGGCCCAGGCCAGCCCCCCCGACATGCGGATGCCGATCGCCCTGGGCCTGGGCTGGCCTGAGCGGGTACCGGACGCGGCCCCCGCCTTCGACTGGTCGAAAGCATCGAGCTGGGAGTTCTTCCCGCTCGACAACGACGCTTTTCCGTCCGTCGCGCTGGCCCGCCATGTGGGTAGCCTCGGGGGGACCGCACCCGCGGTGTTCAACGCCGCCAACGAGGAATGCGTCGAAGCCTTCCGCGCCGGTCGGCTGTCGTTCACCGGGATCGTGGACACCGTCGCCCGCGTCGTCGAGGAGCACGGCACCCCTGTGCCGGGAACCCGGATGACCGTCCCGGACGTCCTCGAAGCGGAGGTCTGGGCCCGCGCCCGGGCGGCGGAACTGGCACAGGCATCGGAGGCAGCAGGCGTATGA